One bacterium genomic window, AAGCAGCAATGGATGAACATCTCGCTGTTGTTGACCTCCGCTGCGGAGGTCTTCGAGGCAAAAGAGAACGATACGTTGGCGCCGAAGGTCCGAGGGCTGTTGGATATCGCTTTGGAATTAGCGGAGGGCATATGACGACCTTTGGTTCTTTTGTACATCTCAACCTTCGAATGCCGGCTTCGGTCTTTATGGATTACGTGCCGAATGGGGCCAGGATATGGCCCAGCGATCTCATTCGGAGGGGGGAGGCTGTGAATGCCGGAGGACGTCGGGATTTCCTAGGCGAGTGGTGGTCTTTGCAGAGCGGAATCAACTCGGCGTTGGATGAAGGCCGCGGACGCAAGCTCAGTCTCTTTTATGATGACGCCAAGGATGCGTTCAGGAGGGGGGAGGAAGAGCTGCGAAATGGCAAAGGGCCTGCTGTTGCCAGGTTTGATTTTCTCAAGTCCGCAGTCCTCTTCGCTTGCGCAGGCGAGAGGGGCATTTTTCTTATGCGTGCCCTGAGCGAAGCGGCATCAGCCAACGCAGACCAGCCCATGCGGCCGGCTGCGGCTGCGATCTTATATGAGGAGGTCTTTCGCCTCAGTCACAGGCCCAATGATGCTGCTTCAGCGGCGTCCTATTGGCTCGAGTCGGTGATGCAAGACCGTGACGAGAGCACTCTGGGTTTCAGGGCCGCAAGGGGGTTGTCGCTTGCGTCTCAGGGCTCGTCCGAGGAGATAAGTAGAGAGCTCCTCAGTATCTGCGCATCACTGCCCTGACCACTCCGCCTAGAGTCAGTTCCCCCTCGGGCCTTATCACCGGATACTTCGCATTCGCAGGGACGAGTTCCACCTCATCGCCCGCGCGCCTGTAGTATTTGAGCGTCCAGTCGCCATCCACGCAGCCCAGCACTATGTCGCCCGACTTCGGCTCCACCCCGCGCTCGACGATGACGAGGTCTCCCTCGTGTATGCCCGCGTCGATCATCGAGTCGCCCGAGACCTTGAGGAGGAATGAGGCCTCGGGCTTGTCGATGAGGAATTCGTCGAGCGAGAGCGTGTCTATGAGCACCTCCTCGGCCGGGGAGG contains:
- the lexA gene encoding transcriptional repressor LexA, translating into MGNYIKPIEDDKLDVLRRFWRMNRRLPTYSEMCRIFGYNSKNAAFRMAKKLIDEGYVEKDDAGRLTPKSERLGIPLMGYVQAGFPSPAEEVLIDTLSLDEFLIDKPEASFLLKVSGDSMIDAGIHEGDLVIVERGVEPKSGDIVLGCVDGDWTLKYYRRAGDEVELVPANAKYPVIRPEGELTLGGVVRAVMRRY